The Rhizobium sp. WSM4643 genome contains the following window.
CTGGAAGGCTTTGGCGAAAGGATTGTCGAGGAAGGGGTTCGGCGTCTGCGTTGGCGCAGGCTTCGGCATCGAAAACATCTGCTGCATCGCCTGCGTAAAGGGATTGTCGAAGACGCTGGGCTCTGGGGCCGGCTTCGGGGCGAAGCCGGTACTCTCAAGCCATTTCTGGATGGTTTCGCCCATCGCCGTGTTGAAGAAGGGATTGACCGGCGACGCCATCTGGCCGGTCGTCTGCTTGAAGAGCCCGCCCATCAGCGTATCGGCCAGCACCGGCAGCATCTGCTTGTAGATATCCTGGCCGATGCCGGTCATTTGTGCGGCCTGGGCGGCGACCGCGCGCGAAACCTCCTTCGAGCCGAAAAGCTGGGCAAGGATGTTGTTGCCGTCGGAAATGCCCTCCGGCGTGAAGGCCCGGTTCATATCCTCGAAATATCGCGCATAGTTGCCGGAGGAGACCGCCTGCATCAGCCCAACGAAATCATAGGGATTGCTGGTGCTGCGCTTCAGCCCGGCGGAAAAGGCCGGCATCAGTGCCGCCATCGCCTTCGTCGCCTGTTCCTGTGCGAGGTTGAACTGCCGGGCGATCGCCTCCATCGCCGCGCCGTTCTGCGCCTGCATCATCATGTCGAAGAGTGGCAGCATGGAAGTCCCTTTCCCCAGGTCGTGACGCATTGTAACGCCACTATAACCGGAAATGGCAATGCGCAAACGGCTTTTTGCCATAAGAACTTAGGGAGGAATTTCGCTAGAGCGTTTGGCTAAGGTTCCAGCGGCAGGTCGCGTGGAGCACCATGCCGCCGGCCTCTACGTCCGTGCTCGGAGACCGTCGACAATAGGGGCTGTCAGAGCGATTCCGGGGAAGCGGAACCGCTTTGTGTCAGGCTCAGTACTGATAGTCCTCGAAGACCGGTTCCACGGAGCCGTGCCAGCGGCCGTGATAGAGTGCCAGCAGATCCTCGGCGAGCGTCGCCTTCTTGGCAAGCACTTCTTCGAGCGGCGCCAGGAAGATGCTCTCGTTCTGGCCTTCCCCGTTGAGCCTGCCGCGCGCCTTGAGGCCGGCCCTCGAAATACCGATCACCTCGCGGGCCATGTCGAAGAGCGGGTGTCCGCGAAACTGAGCCGTCAACCCCTCGGCGGGAACGGCATTGCGCAGTGCCTGGACCTCGGCAAAACTCCAATCCTTCGTCAGTTCGTCGGCGGCATCGAGTGCCGCATCGTCGTAGAGCAGGCCGACCCAGAAGGCCGGCAAGGCACAGATGCGCCGCCACGGGCCGCCGTCGGCACCGCGCATTTCGAGGAAACGCTTCAGCCGCACGTCGGGGAAGAGTGTCGAAAGATGGTTGGTCCAGTCGCCCATGGTCGGCGCCGGATCGGCGACCTCGCCCTTCAATGCGCCGTTCATGAACTGGCGGAAGGTGACATGGGTGCAGTCGTGATAGCGGCCGTCGCGGACGATGAAATACATTGGCACGTCGAGCGCCCACTCGGCATAATCACGGAAACCAAAATCGTCGCGGAAGGTGAAATCGAGCAGGCCCGAGCGCCGGTTGTCGACATCGCGCCAAATATCGCCGCGCCAGGAGAGCAGCCCGTTCGGCTTGCCCTCGGTGAAGGGCGAGGATGCAAAGAGCGCGGTCGCCAGCGATTGCAACTTCATCGAGACGCGCATCTTCTTGCGCATGTCGGCTTCCGACGAGAAATCGAGGTTCACCTGGATCGTGCAGGTGCGGTACATCATGTCGAGACCCTGGGTGCCGACCTTCGGCATATAGCGGGTCATGATCTCGTAGCGTGACTTCGGCATTTGCGGGGTTTCCGCATAGGTCCATTTGGGACTGCCGCCGATGCCAAGGAAGCGGATGCCCATCGGTTCGGCGATTTCGCGCAGCGTCGCCAGATGCTGGTTCGATTCCCGACAGGTCTCATGGATCGTCTCCAGCGGTGCGCCGGAGAGTTCGAACTGGCCGCCGGGCTCGATCGAGATCGCGCCCATGCCGTTCTGCTCGGCAAGCCCGATGATGTTGCCGCCGTCGATGATCGGCTCCCAGCCACTTTTTCTCTGCAAGCCGGTCAACAGGGCCGAAATGCTGGCATCGCCGAAATAGGGAACCGGGCTGTTGTCGGCGCGGAAGAAAGCGAATTTCTCGTGTTCGGTGCCGATCCGGAAGCGCTCCCGCGGCTTGTTGCCCGCGGCGATATAATCGGTCAGATCCTGGACCGAAGAGAGCGGTGTCTGGTCGGTAGTGTCGCGGGCCATGCGGGATACCTGTATTCAAAAAGGCGCCCAGGGGGCCGGGCAATTGGAAGGCTGATTTGGACCCAAGCCACCTATGTTGCAAGTGAAATTCTTTCAACGACGCATCAAAAAAATAGCGCCGGTTTCCATGTCAACCCGTTTTCCAAGTCAGTTCCAGTCGCCGATTGCCGCCTGTACCACCGCCAGGGCCGCGACAGCTGCCGTATCGGCCCGCAGGATGCGCGGTCCGAGCGGAATGGCGGTGACGAAATCGAGGCTTCGAAGCCGTGCCCGTTCTTCCTCCGAAAAGCCGCCTTCCGGCCCGACCAGCAGGGCGAGATGTCTTTCCCGGACCGCCGATAGCACCGGCAGCGGGTTCTGCCCGGCATCGCCCTCGTCGCAATAGATGATGCGGCGCTCGCTCGGCCAGCGGTCGAGCAGGTCGAGAAGCCTCACCGGCTCGGCCACATCGGGAATGCCGAGGATGCCGCATTGCTCCGCCGCTTCGACGACATTGGCGCGCAGCTTGTCGAGATTGGTGATCTTGCCCTGCACGTGTTGGGTCATGACCGGCTGCAGCAGGCCGGCGCCCATTTCGACCGCCTTCTGCACGAGGTAGTCCATGCGGCCGACTTTGAGCGGCGCAAAAAGATAATGCAGGTCGCAAGGCTGCGGCTGCGGCCGCGTCTCTTCGGTTGCCGTCAAAAGGATACGTTTGCGCGTCGGGAAGGAAAGGGCAGCCTTCCACTCGCCGTCGCGGCCGTTGAAGAGCAGGATCTCTGCACCTTCCTCCATCCTCAGGACGTTGGAGAGATAGTTGAACTGATCGGCATTCGCTTCTACGACGGCGCCGCTCGTAAGCGGCGCATCGACGAAAAGCCGTTGCATGCGGAAATTGGCGCGCATTTAAAAAACTCGGGGTTTCAGACGAAGATCGCGAACATAACCCAATAAATCATTGCCGCAAGCGCACCTGAAACCGGCACGGTAACGATCCAGGCGGCGACGATCGTCATGAAATGCGAGCGGCGCACGAGATAGCGCCGGCGCGTCTCATAGATGTTCGGCTCTTCCGGCTCGTCGATATCGAAGCTCTCGGCCTTGCGTCTGATATAGGCGATGCGGGTCTTCGAATGGCGCGTGTACCATTCGCGGAAGAATCCGACGCCGAAGACGGCGCCGACGGCGATATGCGTGGTGCTGACCGGCAGGCCGAGCCAGGAGGCGACGATGACGGTAAAGGCGGTCGACAGCGCGACGCAATAGGCTCGCATCGGATTAAGCTTGGTGATCTCCTCGCCGACGAGGCGAATGAGGCGCGGTCCGAAGAGCAGCAGCCCGACGGAGATGCCGAGGGCGCCGATCAGCATCACCCAGAGCGGCGGATGGCCGACGCCGCCGTTGCCGCCGATACCGACCGATTGGACGATCGCCGAAAGCGGCCCGATCGCGTTCGAAACGTCGTTTGCGCCATGCGCGAAGGATAGCAGCGCCGCGGAGCCGATCAGGGGCAGCCGGGACAGCGTCCGCAATGAGCTGTTGCGGTTTTCGAGATCCTGCGCTTGGGCGAGCACGAGCGGCCGGGCGGCAAGCCAGCTCACCAGCCCGATGCCGATCCCGACGAGGAGGACGGTCAGCGGCTGAAACCTGCCCGGGGGTGACAGTTGCAGCACCATATAAGCCATGAAACCGCCGGCCATCACCGCGACCAGGACCGGCACCCAGCGCCGCGCGGCTGCGAGCTTGTCGTCGCGATAGATAATGAAGGTCTTGACGAAATAAAGCAGCCCGGCGGCGATCAGCCCGCCGATCAGCGGCGAGGTAATCCAGCTCGTTGTGATCTCTAGTATCACACGCCAGTTCACCGGCTCCGGCCCGACGGCTGAGATGCCGGCGCCGATCACCGCCCCGACGATCGCATGGGTGGTGGAAACCGGCGCCTTCATCCAGGTTGCAAGATTGACCCAGAGGGCAGCGGCCGTCAGCGCCGCCATCATGATCCAGCCCGTCATCGCCTGCGGCACATGCACCGTATCGACAAGGTTTGCGGAAATCGTCTTGACGACGTCGCCGCCGGCGACCGTGGCGCCAAGCACCTCGAAAATCGCGGCGATGACCAGCGCCTGGACCATCGTCATGGCGCGCGCGCCGACGGCGGCACCAACATTGTTGGTCACATCATTGGCGCCGATATTCATCGCCATGTAGCCGGCAAGGGCTGCCGCCGCCACCACGAGAACCGCTCCCGGCTGGTCGAACACATAGACACCGGCAAAGAGCATGGCCAGACCGACGAAGATCAATCCGAGACCGGGCGTCACCAGGCGCCGCAAAACATGCTTTGCCGCGTCCTCGACATGGGTGATCTTGTCAAGGTCCTTGTCG
Protein-coding sequences here:
- a CDS encoding DUF937 domain-containing protein, producing the protein MLPLFDMMMQAQNGAAMEAIARQFNLAQEQATKAMAALMPAFSAGLKRSTSNPYDFVGLMQAVSSGNYARYFEDMNRAFTPEGISDGNNILAQLFGSKEVSRAVAAQAAQMTGIGQDIYKQMLPVLADTLMGGLFKQTTGQMASPVNPFFNTAMGETIQKWLESTGFAPKPAPEPSVFDNPFTQAMQQMFSMPKPAPTQTPNPFLDNPFAKAFQEMMGGLGQQPAAQTKTPEAPKEEAKVNADSYTEMLNAMFDSGLEVQKNYQRNLEAIFETYRPKPPPKTSE
- a CDS encoding glutamate--cysteine ligase — protein: MARDTTDQTPLSSVQDLTDYIAAGNKPRERFRIGTEHEKFAFFRADNSPVPYFGDASISALLTGLQRKSGWEPIIDGGNIIGLAEQNGMGAISIEPGGQFELSGAPLETIHETCRESNQHLATLREIAEPMGIRFLGIGGSPKWTYAETPQMPKSRYEIMTRYMPKVGTQGLDMMYRTCTIQVNLDFSSEADMRKKMRVSMKLQSLATALFASSPFTEGKPNGLLSWRGDIWRDVDNRRSGLLDFTFRDDFGFRDYAEWALDVPMYFIVRDGRYHDCTHVTFRQFMNGALKGEVADPAPTMGDWTNHLSTLFPDVRLKRFLEMRGADGGPWRRICALPAFWVGLLYDDAALDAADELTKDWSFAEVQALRNAVPAEGLTAQFRGHPLFDMAREVIGISRAGLKARGRLNGEGQNESIFLAPLEEVLAKKATLAEDLLALYHGRWHGSVEPVFEDYQY
- a CDS encoding 16S rRNA (uracil(1498)-N(3))-methyltransferase, which translates into the protein MRANFRMQRLFVDAPLTSGAVVEANADQFNYLSNVLRMEEGAEILLFNGRDGEWKAALSFPTRKRILLTATEETRPQPQPCDLHYLFAPLKVGRMDYLVQKAVEMGAGLLQPVMTQHVQGKITNLDKLRANVVEAAEQCGILGIPDVAEPVRLLDLLDRWPSERRIIYCDEGDAGQNPLPVLSAVRERHLALLVGPEGGFSEEERARLRSLDFVTAIPLGPRILRADTAAVAALAVVQAAIGDWN
- a CDS encoding inorganic phosphate transporter; translated protein: MPPRPVVLTKRTLDKDLDKITHVEDAAKHVLRRLVTPGLGLIFVGLAMLFAGVYVFDQPGAVLVVAAAALAGYMAMNIGANDVTNNVGAAVGARAMTMVQALVIAAIFEVLGATVAGGDVVKTISANLVDTVHVPQAMTGWIMMAALTAAALWVNLATWMKAPVSTTHAIVGAVIGAGISAVGPEPVNWRVILEITTSWITSPLIGGLIAAGLLYFVKTFIIYRDDKLAAARRWVPVLVAVMAGGFMAYMVLQLSPPGRFQPLTVLLVGIGIGLVSWLAARPLVLAQAQDLENRNSSLRTLSRLPLIGSAALLSFAHGANDVSNAIGPLSAIVQSVGIGGNGGVGHPPLWVMLIGALGISVGLLLFGPRLIRLVGEEITKLNPMRAYCVALSTAFTVIVASWLGLPVSTTHIAVGAVFGVGFFREWYTRHSKTRIAYIRRKAESFDIDEPEEPNIYETRRRYLVRRSHFMTIVAAWIVTVPVSGALAAMIYWVMFAIFV